One genomic window of Natronorubrum aibiense includes the following:
- a CDS encoding sodium:solute symporter family protein produces the protein MTMIEPLALQQTGEYPFQETFTDLVIPIGIIVVMFLVFYGISYYMKSNIQGSDDYMVAGRTIGPFVNGSAVSATWESLATFMGVVALMVQVQIPFLAVWTNFLLSIPLIVILYGQTLRRLGSYTPATFCKDRYGNTMSVVMALLIVFVMLMYALGQFIGLAQVAEILFGWDYTLSLFVIAVLVTGYVVIAGMWGVSYNSALQFWIMLTAAFIPMMFVLNQLGSSGWYFPPLGYGDLVPEMQQTNPGFFDMTFDTRWYFAMFLAMALGPIGMPHLAQRIFTSRSVEAGRKTVFWFVLVTGLMFATIYSVAFAGVYWLGQEGFEVAEADFDKMIFYLNFAFNGDSITGYVVAGAIAGGLSTVSGHMLAISAAVANDVIEAFELEVTEDRKTQFGYAAVIASGLIVALIALSPPAFLVVSILWAFAISAAAITPVIVLGVWSARVNRYGALASSAVGFLTVLVLSPHAFGSIGAGAEGLTAQLGIDAIMIAFPLSILTFVVVSLIAERVGSLNVDPESNRNLINEMHGYPDDDVDRFTSATPLIVLAVLMLPILWWGIQPW, from the coding sequence AGGGCAGCGACGACTACATGGTCGCTGGACGGACCATCGGCCCATTCGTCAACGGGTCTGCGGTCTCAGCTACCTGGGAAAGTTTAGCGACGTTCATGGGTGTCGTCGCACTGATGGTCCAAGTCCAGATTCCGTTCCTGGCAGTGTGGACTAACTTCCTGCTGTCGATCCCACTGATCGTCATTCTGTACGGCCAGACGCTACGCCGACTCGGCTCGTACACGCCGGCGACGTTCTGTAAGGATCGCTACGGCAACACGATGTCAGTCGTGATGGCGCTGCTCATCGTGTTCGTCATGTTGATGTACGCCCTCGGTCAGTTCATCGGGCTGGCACAGGTCGCCGAGATTCTGTTCGGGTGGGACTACACGCTCTCACTGTTCGTCATCGCCGTGTTGGTTACCGGATACGTCGTGATCGCCGGGATGTGGGGTGTGTCGTACAACTCCGCCCTGCAGTTCTGGATCATGCTCACCGCCGCGTTCATCCCGATGATGTTCGTTCTGAATCAACTCGGTTCGTCCGGTTGGTACTTCCCACCGCTTGGTTACGGTGACCTCGTGCCGGAAATGCAACAGACGAATCCCGGCTTCTTCGACATGACGTTCGATACGCGGTGGTACTTCGCGATGTTTCTGGCGATGGCGCTGGGGCCGATCGGGATGCCCCACCTCGCCCAGCGGATCTTTACCAGCCGCAGCGTCGAAGCCGGGCGGAAAACCGTCTTCTGGTTCGTCCTCGTGACGGGCCTGATGTTCGCGACGATCTACTCCGTCGCGTTCGCCGGCGTCTACTGGCTCGGGCAAGAAGGGTTCGAAGTCGCCGAAGCCGACTTCGACAAAATGATCTTCTACCTGAACTTCGCGTTCAACGGTGATTCGATCACCGGCTACGTCGTCGCCGGTGCAATCGCGGGCGGACTCTCGACCGTCAGCGGTCACATGCTCGCGATCAGCGCCGCGGTCGCAAACGACGTCATCGAAGCTTTCGAACTCGAGGTCACCGAAGATCGCAAGACACAGTTCGGCTACGCCGCCGTCATCGCGTCCGGACTGATCGTTGCCCTGATCGCACTCAGTCCGCCGGCGTTCCTCGTCGTCAGTATCCTCTGGGCGTTCGCCATCAGTGCCGCAGCGATCACCCCCGTGATCGTCCTCGGCGTCTGGTCCGCCCGCGTGAACCGATACGGTGCACTCGCCTCGAGTGCCGTCGGCTTTCTGACCGTCCTCGTACTCTCGCCGCACGCGTTCGGCAGCATCGGTGCCGGAGCCGAGGGACTCACGGCACAGCTCGGTATCGACGCGATCATGATCGCGTTCCCGCTGTCGATCCTGACGTTCGTCGTCGTCTCACTGATTGCGGAACGCGTCGGCTCGCTGAACGTCGATCCGGAATCGAACCGCAACCTGATCAACGAAATGCACGGCTACCCTGACGACGACGTCGACCGCTTTACCAGCGCGACGCCGCTGATCGTCCTCGCTGTGTTGATGCTGCCGATCCTCTGGTGGGGCATACAACCCTGGTAG